One Arcobacter sp. FWKO B genomic window, AAAGCAGATCAATTTGCTGAAGGTCATTTACCAGGTGCTATAAATGTACCATTAGATGCTGATGGCAAACTTGATGGAAGTAAACTTCCAAAAGATAAGTTCAATGTAGTTTATTGTAATACTGGTATGCAATCAACTGGTGCTGTTTCTTCACTTAAAGACAATGATGGTAGTGTAGTATATTTTGATGCTACTATTAAATGTGAAGGTACTAAATGTACTGTTGAACCAAACGAATTATTATAATAGATTCAAATATATATTTTTCTAATAATAGTTATAAACTAGCGATATAATCGGTGGGGTTGGGCTTTTCGCCTAACCCTTTTTTTTTGTTTTATTAAGTATTAATTAATCATTTTAGGAGTAGACTTTTATCGAAATTTAATCAAAAGGACGCAAAATGAAAAAAAGTGTACTCTCACTTTATGCAGCTGCAGCTCTTGCAACTGCTTCTTTTGCCGATAGTGGTACTGTAAATAGCGATATTTTAGCCCAACTTGAGGCACTCAAAGCTCAAATTGCTGCATTAGAAGCAAAAATGGCTGACAACACAAAAGAAATCGAAAAAGTTGACCAAAAACTTACAAGAACTAACAAAAATGTAAGTGATGTTAAAATCATGGCAGCAAATGACAACATCAAATGGGATGTTGATTTTAGAACTGCATTTGATTCTATCCACTACAAACATGCAAGTGGAAGAAAATCATCAAATCCTGATTTATTAACAAATAGATTATGGCTTGGTATGGGTTATGCACCAGATGCAAACAACCTATTTAAAGGTAAATTAGCTTACTATAAATCATACGGGGATACTGCTAATCACTCACAATCAAATGTAAATCCAGGTAATGCAAACTTTGACTGGGTAACTAATGAAAATGCACTTGATAGCAATATAAGGGTAAAAGAGGCTTACTGGCTATATATGAATGACACTCTAATGGGTAATAATGTACCTTGGACTGTAAGTGTAGGAAGAAGACCTAGTACAGATGGACTTGGTATCAATCTAAGAGAAAATATGCAAGATAACTCTCCTTTAGCTCATACAGTAAATGTTGAGTTTGATGGACTAAGTGCAAAATTTGACCTTGATAAAATCACTGGTGTTCAAGGTATGTGGTGGAAACTATGTACTGGTAGAGGCTTAACTAACGCAAAATCAAGATTCCAAAATGACGGTGCTGATTATGCATATGATGGAAATGAAACAAAAGATATCAATATGTATGGCTTTATTTTCGTACCATGGGACAATGGACAATACTCTGTTAGAACAAACTGGGCAAGAGCTGAGAATATGATAGGTTATGCAGCAGATGGTGCTGGTGATTATGTTAAAAGTAGTGGAAATTACCAATTCAAAAGCTTTGGTGATATAGATATGGCTACACTTATGTTTAGAGCTGATGGTATAGGAACTGATATCAATGAATTTTTGGATGATACAATATTCTTTGCATCTGTTGCACAAAGTAAAACTAGACCAAAAAGCTCTGGTGTATCTACAGCAGGTGGTATGCTTGGATCTATGGAGAGCAAAACAGGACACTCTACTTGGATAGGTTTAAATATGCCTGATGGTTTTACTGATGATGGAAGAATAGGACTAGAGTGGAATAAAGGTAGTAAATACTGGAGAAGTATGACTTATGGTGAAGATACTATGGCTGGTAGTAAAATAGCAGCAAGAGGAACAGCATGGGAAGTTTACTATACAAAACCACTTACAAAAGCACTATTTTTTAATGCTAGATATACACATATCAAATATGACTATACTGGAAGCAATGCATTCTTTGGAGATGATGGAGCACCTACAGCTATGTCTGTAGTAGAAGCAAATCCTACACCATATGGAGATCCTGTAAAAGAAGCATCTGATTTAAGATTGTCTATAAGTTATAAGTTCTAAAAATCAAAAACTTATAAAAAATAAAACCAGCATATAAAGCTGGTTTTATTTGGGTTTAATCGTACTGACTTAAATCGTTTTCTTTTATCATATATCTTAATTTATCCACATAAACTTGTCCTGTACTAGAATACATCAATAAAGTCCCTGCCAATACATAACCATCTAAATCTTTATTTTCTTGCCTTAAAGCATACCTTTGCTTTCTAAAATCACTATATGCCCAGCCTATATTTAGATTTAACATATAATTAGCAACTGAATCCTGAATACTCTTAAATACTCTTATTCTATGAGTAGCACCCTCTTCTCTTTGGGCAGGTATTATACCTACACCACTATATGTCCACTGACCAAAAATATTGTTTGCTTCTTTTACAAATCTACTTTTCCCCCATCCACTTTCAATAGCACCTTGTGCTAAAGCCAAAGATGGAGGAATAATATCTATTTTTCTTAGATACGACCTCAAATCATAAAGTCTTGCTATTCTATATTTTTTTTTGAGATATATAAGTCTTTTTATATTTAAAGAGCTAATATTAAAAATACTTTTATAAATAGTATTTTTAATAAATTCTCGTTCACTTAAGATTTTGTTGTTTTCTTTTTCTATTACTGGAAGCATTATACTTACAAATCTTTTTTTCAATTCATTTGTATTAGTTATTTGGTAGTAGCTTTGGGGGAAACTAGCCCCAAAAGCTTGCAAAGATAGTATTAAAAATAAAATATAAATTTTTAGTAATCTCAAAAAATCATACTCCTTAAATGTTTACACTAAAAAGCTTCTTCACAGGTCCTTTAAAATGTAATATTCCATTTTTCATAGTCATTGTAAGAAGCTCTCCACTTTTTGGATATACTCTAGTTACATCCTGAACTAAACCAAGATTATAAGCTCTTAAAAAACATGCTGCCATACCTGTACCACATGCTTGAGTTTCTGCTTCTACACCTCTTTCATAAGTTCTAACATAAAGCTTACCATTTTCTAGCTTTGCAAAGTTTACATTTGAATTATGTTTCTTTCTTAGCTTTCTTGCAATATCAATATTAAACTTATCAAGATCATCAACAAATGTTACAAGATGTGGCACACCAGTATCAACCATCCACCACTCATATCCCTCTTCGCTAAAAGGTTCTTTTATTTCAGTAGGTTTTGTAAGTGCGATTTCAACAATATCATAAGATACATAACACTCAATAATCCCAGCACCAGTTAAAAACTTTATGCTATTTTTTGAAAGTCCATTATTATATGCATAAAGAGCACATGCTCTTGCACCATTACCACACATAGCTGCTGTACTTCCATCGCTATTATAAAAAAGCCATTCAAAATCAACATTTTTTATATCAACTTTTTTATCACCCTCTTTTGTCTCAGGGAACTTAGTATCTGGAAAAATTGGAACAAGTACTATTAAACCATCTGCACCAATACCATTGTATCTATCACAATATTTCTTTGCCAACTCACTATAATCTTTTTTGATAAATGTGTGAAATATCAAAAAATCATTGCCACTTGCACTATATTTTTGTAATGTCATGTATTACTCTCTCTACTTCTTTTTGTAAATGTTTGAGGTCTTGAGTATTGTCTATAACAAAAGTTGCCAAAGCTTTTTTGTCATCAATATTCATTTGTGATTTTATCCTTTTTTTGGCTTCAATGTCACTTAAACCATCTCTTTGAATAATTCTTTGGAGTTGAAGTTCAGGTGTAGCATATACTACAATTGATTTTTTAATATCATAATTTTTAGTTTCAAAAAACAAAGGAATATCAATCAAATAAGGCTTTTGTGCTTTTTCAAAGATTTCAGCCTTTTTTATAATCGCCTTTTTGATAAGAGGATGCAAAAAGTTTTCAAGCTTTTTCCTCTCTTCATCATTGCTAAATATCAAACTACCAAGTTTTTTTCTATCTATTGTCCCATCTTGATTTATATATTCTTCTCCAAAAGTAACTTTAACAAAATCGATATTTTGACTAAGAATTTCTCTTGATAACTCATCAGCATCAATAATCAAAAAGCCATACAACATAAAAAATTTGCTAACAGTACTTTTGCCTGTACCAATGCCCCCTGTTAGAGCTATTGCATATTTGAAATTATCTTCTTGCAATGTTTGTAAGTCCTTTGTGAATATATGTTGGATATGTGAAACTACATTTGTGAAAATCACTATTATAATATTTCATTCCATCTAGTAAATCTGACCTTTGTAAAATAACATCACTTACAGGATGATATTTTTTTGATGCACATATTGCTGTCATTCCACAAAAACTATATGGCATTGCTATCCAAAAACTCTCTCCTAAAAGTGTTAAATCATTTTTTAATTGTGCTTCATTCTCATCAAAATTTACGCTTAATGTTGTAAACAATCCCTTGTCATTTAGTATTTTATTAAGATGTGCAACAAAAAAAGCATCAATAGTATTTCCAAGATTTATCACAACATCTACATCATTTACACCACATTTTTCTATATTTTCATAAAAAGTTGCTTCAATTTTTTGAGAATTTAATATATTTTTTAAGTTCTCGCTTGCTTTTCCTATAACTACTACTTTCTTTGGATTATAGTGACTACATAACGGTACTAGTGATATCATTTCATCAAATGCGATATTCTTGAGAGTTTCATTTATCATTGTATTTACCTTTAAATAAAAAAGTTTTGGGTATAATATCAAAAAAAGTTTAAAATTAAAGGATAGAAAAATGTGTGGAGAAAAATTACAGCGATTTTTAATGGCATTTGTACTATTAGTAGCATTTTATTTTATGAGTATAGGTTCAATTGTAGGTGTAGTATTACAATTTTTTGTTATAGGGATGATTCTTGTATGGGCAATAACAGACTTTTGTCCATCAATTTGGTTTTTTAACAAATTCTTTGGCAAATGTGAGAAAAAATAGTTATGAGCACAGTTAGCTATAAAGAAAGTGGCGTTGATATAGATGCTGGTAATAGTTTTGTAGAGAACATCAAACCTTTTGTAAAAGCTACAAGAATTCCTGGTGTTTTAGGTGGAATTGGTTCTTTTGCTGGTGCATTTGAACTTCCAACTGGTTACAAAGAGCCTGTAATACTGGCTGGAACTGATGGTGTTGGTACAAAACTAAAACTAGCAATTGATAGTGATAGATTTGATACAGTTGGTATTGATCTTGTTGCTATGTGTTCAAATGATTTGATCTGTAACTTTGGGACACCTTTATTTTTCTTAGACTACTATGCAACTGGTAAACTTGAAGTTGACGAGGCTACACAAGTAGTAAAAGGGATTGCTGAAGGTTGTATTAGAAGTGAGTGTGCACTAATTGGTGGAGAGACTGCCGAAATGCCAGGAATGTACCATGAGGGTGATTTTGACTTAGCTGGATTTTGTGTAGGGATTGCTGAAAAAAGCGAACTAGACCGTACTAGCAAAGTAAAAACAGGTGATGTTTTAGTTGCACTTCCAAGTTCAGGTATTCATTCAAACGGTTTTTCACTAGTAAGAAAAGTATTGTTTGAAAAAATGGGCAAAAAATTTGATGATGAATTTGAAGGCAAAAAATTAATAGATGTACTTTTAGAGCCAACAAGAATTTATGTAAAAGAATTTAAACAAAACAAACATATTATAAATGCTCTTGCACATATTACTGGTGGTGGTATAGTTGAAAACTTACCAAGAGTTCTTCCAGAGGGACTAAAAGCAGTAGTGCAAAAAGACAGTATTAGAGTTTTACCAATATTTAAACTAATAGGTACTATGGTTGAAGAGACTGAAATGTACAGAGCATTTAATATGGGTGTAGGGATGATTTTAGTAGTAAATCCTGAAAATGTAGATGAAATTTTAGCTGCAACAGATGGTTATGTAATAGGACATCTTGAAGCTGGTGAGAAAAAAGTGGAGATGATATAAGTAGTAATTAGTTATTTGGTATATTGGCTATTAGTAAGAAAAGCTTACTAGCCAATATATTATATTGTAACTCAAGGAAAATAAATGAAAAAACTTATTTTAACTTCAGCGTTGATTGCTATAAGTGCAAGTGCAACTGTGATTGTTGATGAAATACAAGCATCCAAATCTGTATATCCTGATATTATGGTAACTTCTTTTAGTGTAACAAAAAAATCAAAAACTCCAAATGAGATATTGGCTTCTTTTAGAAATATTCATGAACATATCCAATATGAAAAAACAAAAGCTATCAAATGTGAAGGTGGACAACACTATATTACACCAGAATATAGCTATGATAAAGGCATCAGAACACAACTAGGATACAGTGGGAGTGTCAGTTATAGATGTGAGTTTAAAAAAATAGATGCATTTAATGATATTATCAATTTTAAACTAAAAACTGATGAAGCAATATCTCTAAATCCTATAAATTGGGAAGTGTCCAATACTCAAAATGATAAAATTCAAGTTGAGCTAGAAAATGAGATTTATCAAAAAACATTCCAAAAACAACAAAATCTATCAAATATATTTAATAAAGCTTGTATTATAAAAGAGATCAACTTTGTAACAAATATTGACTTACAACCAATGCCAAGAATGATGACATCCAAAATGGCAAGTAGCGATATGATGGAGAGTTTTGAACCAACAAAAGATGAGCAAACTATAACCAAAAAAGCTTATGTGGCTATTGAGTGTAAGTGATTTAGTTTGTAGATGGTAGGTGCTAGAAAAGGACAAGCCCAGTCTTGTGTTTGCACTCTCTTTGAGAAAGACTCGGGTTCCAATCCCTTCATCCTTCATCCTTAACTCTAAAATGTATCCAAAAAATCCAAGCTACTGCTACATTTATCATAACATCTGCTAGGTTGAATATAGCAAATTCAAAACCACAATGCCAGTACACATAATCAACTACACCAATATGAATAAATCTATCAAATATATTGCTTATTCCTGAAGCAAATATCAAAGCAATTGGATATAAATAAGTTACTAGTGTTTGTCTATCTTTATACAAATAGATAGAAATTCCCACCAATAAAAGTATTTGTATATACTTTAAGTACTCACCTAAAAATGCAAACATAGAAAAAGCTACACCTGTATTATAAGCAAGGACAAAAGAGATACATTTGCTTTCAAAATTTAAACCATTTACAAAAAGATATTTTATAAATTGATCAACAACTATTACAGTTGCAAAAATTATCAACGCTTTTAGTTTTGAACTCATATATGATTAACCAAGAGTTTTTCTAAAAAACGATGTTAAATCTTCTATTGCATTATCTACATCTTTTTGATTTTTACCCTCAACTAAGATTCTGAGTTTGTTTTCAGTACCAGAATATCTTATCAAATCTCTAAGCCCTTTTTTTCTTAACTCATCTAATTTTTCATCTAGACCTTTTATTTCACTTAGTGGGATTTTTTGTTCAACTTTAAGATTCTTTAATACTTGTGGATATAATTTAAAAGGATTTAATACTGAACTTGCTTTTTTGCCACTTTTTATCATCATTGCAAGTACTTGTAAAGCAGATGCCAGTCCATCTCCTGTTTTTGCCACATCACTAAAAATTATATGCCCACTTTGCTCTCCACCAAAATTAACACCCTCTTTTTTCATAATATCAAGTACATACTTATCACCAACATCAGCACGGTAAAGTTTAATTCCATGGGATTTTAAATAATCTTCCAAAGCTTGGTTACTCATAACTGTAGCTACACAACCATCACCTTTTAGAAGTTTTTCACCTTTTAAGTAAACACTTAGTGCTCCAATTAATTTATCTCCATCAACAACATTTCCTTTTTCATCAACAACTACAAGTCTATCTGCATCACCATCAAGTGCAATACCAATATCTGCACGATATTCATGAACTATTTTTGATAATTTATTAGGATGAAGAGCTCCACATTCATCATTGATATTGTACCCATTTGGTGTATTGTTTAATGTAATTACTTCAGCACCAAGTTCTTGTAAGATAGTTGGTGCAACTTTATATGCAGCACCATTTGCACAATCAAGAACTATTCTAAGACTATTTAGACTTAACTCTTTTGGAAAAGTACTTTTTATATGTACAATATATCTTCCTATTACATCATCAATTCTTTTTGACGACCCGATATCTAAACCAGTACATTGAGATGACTTAATGATTTCATCATCGAAATATATTTCTTCAATTGCTTTTTCACAACTATTTTGAAGTTTGTCACCAAGATGATTGAAAAACTTTACACCATTATCTTCAAAAGGGTTATGTGAAGCACTAAGCATAATTCCAGCATCACATCTCATACTTTCTGTCAAAAATGCAATAGCAGGAGTAGGCATAGGTCCTATTTGAATCACATTGTATCCAACGGCAGTCAAACCACTTACAAGTGCATTTTCTATCATATAACCACTTCTTCTGGTATCTTTTCCAAGTAAAATTTTGTTTGTAGTTGAATGTTTTCTAAAATAAATACCAGCAGCCATAGCAAGTCTAAGGGCAACTTCAGCACTTAAGAACTCCCCTGCTTTGCCTCTTACGCCATCTGTACCAAATAGTTTCATAATAACCTCTTATTTTGTAAAATTTTTGTTTAACCTAACTTTAATATATATTTTTGTAGTATTCTATCCTTAAAAAATTTATAAAG contains:
- a CDS encoding spermidine synthase, yielding MINETLKNIAFDEMISLVPLCSHYNPKKVVVIGKASENLKNILNSQKIEATFYENIEKCGVNDVDVVINLGNTIDAFFVAHLNKILNDKGLFTTLSVNFDENEAQLKNDLTLLGESFWIAMPYSFCGMTAICASKKYHPVSDVILQRSDLLDGMKYYNSDFHKCSFTYPTYIHKGLTNIARR
- the glmM gene encoding phosphoglucosamine mutase encodes the protein MKLFGTDGVRGKAGEFLSAEVALRLAMAAGIYFRKHSTTNKILLGKDTRRSGYMIENALVSGLTAVGYNVIQIGPMPTPAIAFLTESMRCDAGIMLSASHNPFEDNGVKFFNHLGDKLQNSCEKAIEEIYFDDEIIKSSQCTGLDIGSSKRIDDVIGRYIVHIKSTFPKELSLNSLRIVLDCANGAAYKVAPTILQELGAEVITLNNTPNGYNINDECGALHPNKLSKIVHEYRADIGIALDGDADRLVVVDEKGNVVDGDKLIGALSVYLKGEKLLKGDGCVATVMSNQALEDYLKSHGIKLYRADVGDKYVLDIMKKEGVNFGGEQSGHIIFSDVAKTGDGLASALQVLAMMIKSGKKASSVLNPFKLYPQVLKNLKVEQKIPLSEIKGLDEKLDELRKKGLRDLIRYSGTENKLRILVEGKNQKDVDNAIEDLTSFFRKTLG
- a CDS encoding phosphoribosylaminoimidazole synthetase, with translation MCGEKLQRFLMAFVLLVAFYFMSIGSIVGVVLQFFVIGMILVWAITDFCPSIWFFNKFFGKCEKK
- the lspA gene encoding signal peptidase II codes for the protein MSSKLKALIIFATVIVVDQFIKYLFVNGLNFESKCISFVLAYNTGVAFSMFAFLGEYLKYIQILLLVGISIYLYKDRQTLVTYLYPIALIFASGISNIFDRFIHIGVVDYVYWHCGFEFAIFNLADVMINVAVAWIFWIHFRVKDEG
- the dapF gene encoding diaminopimelate epimerase — translated: MTLQKYSASGNDFLIFHTFIKKDYSELAKKYCDRYNGIGADGLIVLVPIFPDTKFPETKEGDKKVDIKNVDFEWLFYNSDGSTAAMCGNGARACALYAYNNGLSKNSIKFLTGAGIIECYVSYDIVEIALTKPTEIKEPFSEEGYEWWMVDTGVPHLVTFVDDLDKFNIDIARKLRKKHNSNVNFAKLENGKLYVRTYERGVEAETQACGTGMAACFLRAYNLGLVQDVTRVYPKSGELLTMTMKNGILHFKGPVKKLFSVNI
- the purM gene encoding phosphoribosylformylglycinamidine cyclo-ligase, which gives rise to MSTVSYKESGVDIDAGNSFVENIKPFVKATRIPGVLGGIGSFAGAFELPTGYKEPVILAGTDGVGTKLKLAIDSDRFDTVGIDLVAMCSNDLICNFGTPLFFLDYYATGKLEVDEATQVVKGIAEGCIRSECALIGGETAEMPGMYHEGDFDLAGFCVGIAEKSELDRTSKVKTGDVLVALPSSGIHSNGFSLVRKVLFEKMGKKFDDEFEGKKLIDVLLEPTRIYVKEFKQNKHIINALAHITGGGIVENLPRVLPEGLKAVVQKDSIRVLPIFKLIGTMVEETEMYRAFNMGVGMILVVNPENVDEILAATDGYVIGHLEAGEKKVEMI
- a CDS encoding SIMPL domain-containing protein, with the translated sequence MKKLILTSALIAISASATVIVDEIQASKSVYPDIMVTSFSVTKKSKTPNEILASFRNIHEHIQYEKTKAIKCEGGQHYITPEYSYDKGIRTQLGYSGSVSYRCEFKKIDAFNDIINFKLKTDEAISLNPINWEVSNTQNDKIQVELENEIYQKTFQKQQNLSNIFNKACIIKEINFVTNIDLQPMPRMMTSKMASSDMMESFEPTKDEQTITKKAYVAIECK
- the coaE gene encoding dephospho-CoA kinase (Dephospho-CoA kinase (CoaE) performs the final step in coenzyme A biosynthesis.), giving the protein MQEDNFKYAIALTGGIGTGKSTVSKFFMLYGFLIIDADELSREILSQNIDFVKVTFGEEYINQDGTIDRKKLGSLIFSNDEERKKLENFLHPLIKKAIIKKAEIFEKAQKPYLIDIPLFFETKNYDIKKSIVVYATPELQLQRIIQRDGLSDIEAKKRIKSQMNIDDKKALATFVIDNTQDLKHLQKEVERVIHDITKI
- a CDS encoding DUF3373 family protein is translated as MKKSVLSLYAAAALATASFADSGTVNSDILAQLEALKAQIAALEAKMADNTKEIEKVDQKLTRTNKNVSDVKIMAANDNIKWDVDFRTAFDSIHYKHASGRKSSNPDLLTNRLWLGMGYAPDANNLFKGKLAYYKSYGDTANHSQSNVNPGNANFDWVTNENALDSNIRVKEAYWLYMNDTLMGNNVPWTVSVGRRPSTDGLGINLRENMQDNSPLAHTVNVEFDGLSAKFDLDKITGVQGMWWKLCTGRGLTNAKSRFQNDGADYAYDGNETKDINMYGFIFVPWDNGQYSVRTNWARAENMIGYAADGAGDYVKSSGNYQFKSFGDIDMATLMFRADGIGTDINEFLDDTIFFASVAQSKTRPKSSGVSTAGGMLGSMESKTGHSTWIGLNMPDGFTDDGRIGLEWNKGSKYWRSMTYGEDTMAGSKIAARGTAWEVYYTKPLTKALFFNARYTHIKYDYTGSNAFFGDDGAPTAMSVVEANPTPYGDPVKEASDLRLSISYKF
- a CDS encoding glucosaminidase domain-containing protein → MRLLKIYILFLILSLQAFGASFPQSYYQITNTNELKKRFVSIMLPVIEKENNKILSEREFIKNTIYKSIFNISSLNIKRLIYLKKKYRIARLYDLRSYLRKIDIIPPSLALAQGAIESGWGKSRFVKEANNIFGQWTYSGVGIIPAQREEGATHRIRVFKSIQDSVANYMLNLNIGWAYSDFRKQRYALRQENKDLDGYVLAGTLLMYSSTGQVYVDKLRYMIKENDLSQYD